The DNA sequence TCACTATCTAATTCATCGCATTTTTGGGCTAACGCAATGGTGGACTCTTGGGCAATTTCCCATCTAGTTTTTCCCGTACCATCATCACTGTTTAAACTACCACTTTTATCGATGATTAAAGTATAGTCTCGATTAGTAACAATTGATTCAATATTCATAAAATATTATTCCTTGTATTGCCTTCTAATCAAAATCATAGCTAAAAAATTTGTTTTGGAATTGTAAATTATTCTTGCGATTTTTTTCAGAAATTTTAGATCTAAGTTACAACGGATTTATGAGTAAAATTTACAGTTCGTAAAATTATTATTTTCACTATGGAAAATCAGCAAAAATATCGTATGATTTGTACCCTAACTTTTGGGGATATTTATGGTCAAATAATTGTATGGTTAGGAGTCATTTTTATTAGCCTTGCTAGTACATTAGCTCTATGGAGTAGCACCCGTCAAATTTATGCTTTTGCTACCGTTGCCATTGTTTTGGTTTTATCTCTGCCTTTCCTGTTATTTGCATTTGTAACCACTTTATTTAATCATATTGAATTTGTACCTATGGAACAAACCGAGAGCAGTAAATCCTCTAATCGTGCTAAATTTAGTGGCAAAACTGCTCAAGTATCTAGTTAACATTAATTCTTCAGCAATAATATTGGGGTTAGGTCGGTTTGACGGTTTCAGGTGGCAGGTTTTAGGTAAATATCTGATGAATGAGTAGTAGGATTAGCCAATGTTTTCTTTTTCCATTTCAACTTCGGGATTTTGTTCAATGGCAGGATAGGTAGTGAGTTTGGGTTGTAAGCCTAGAACCGATTTTAATTTGAGCCATGCCCAATTATTCCACCATCCCACAATACCATCAGGTAATACCGTCACTACCATCAGGAATAATGCTCCCTGAAAGAAAAGCCAAATTTCTGGAAATTCTTCACTCAGGAATGTTTGTCCAAATCTTACTAATAAAGTACCTATTATCGCTCCTAATAATGTTCCTCTACCGCCGACGGCAACCCAGATAACCATTTCAATGGAGAAAGCAACTTCCATAATACTGGGAGTAATAATCCCCGTTTGTAGAGTGTATAAAGCCCCTGAAACTCCCGCGATCGCACCTGAAACCGCAAATACTAAAACCTTGAATCCTGTGGGATTATAGCCAGAAAATCTAACTCTATTTTCATCATCTCGAATAGCTATCAACAAACGTCCGAATCTGCCACTGGTTAACCAACGACAAAGAAGATAAGCCAAAAGTAAAAAAAGAATTGTAAATTGATAAAAGGCAAATTGAGCAGTTTGAGAACTAGCAACCACACCAAAAATAGTTTCAGTATCTGTTTTTAAACCATTAGTACCATTAATTAGTTTCTGTTGTCCGTTGAAGAAGTTAAAAAACACAATGAGTGCCGCTTGAGTAATAATCGAAAAATAAACCCCCTTGATGCGATTACGAAAAACTAAATACCCCAATATACCAGCAACAATAGCCGGAATGACAAAAATGGCAACCACAGTAAAAGGGAAAGAATAAAAAGGTTTCCAAAACCAAGGCAACTCACTCACACCATACAGAGTAAAAAATTCTGGTAACTGCCCATCGGGTAATTGTAATTTAAGGTACATGGCAATACCATAACCACCTAAAGCAAAGAAAATTCCATGACCTAAACTGAGTAACCCTGTATATCCCCAAATTAAATCAATCCCTAAAGCAACAATAGTCAAAGCTAAAAACCTACCCAATAACTGCAATCGAAAAGGGCTGAGTATAAGAGGCAAAATCAACGACAGAATAATTATTGCCCCAACGGCTATAGCTATTTCTATTAAAATTTTACGCTTTTGTTCTTGTCTAATTTGAGAAAACGTAATATTAGTCACAGTTTTTAATTCGTCATGAAGTTTACTTTTTGATCATCTCATTATCAATAAAAGTGTATGTATATTTAGTTAATTTGAATACATTTTTGCCTTTACTCTTTATCTTTGCCAACATCTCCAAACTTTATTCCTTCGGCATAGCCGCAAAAATAGCGTCTGCATCCACCGTCACAATAATTTCACCATTATTTTTAATCCAATAACCTCTCAAAAATGGTGCTAATTCAGGAGTGACTGCCGAAGCAGGAGGAGAATGAATTTCGCTGGTGTCGCACAATTCAATATCATTTACATCGCTAACAATTAAACCAATTAAATCACCAGAAGCACTATTTCTTAAATTTTGACTGCTAGGATGAATAACAACTGCTTTATGATTGGAGGCAACCACTGATTGTTGATACCAAGGAGTAAAACCTAATAACTGTCCTAAATCTATCATCCAAACAATTTGCCCCCGCCAATTATATACTCCTATTACCCATGAGGGCATTTCAGGAATCGGAATAATTTGCCCCAAAGGTATTTTCAACACTGCGGCAATTTCTGATAAAGAAATCATTAAGTTTGTGTCTGGTAATAAGACAAATTTGAGAAACTGTTGTTGAAAAACAGTATTTTGACGGGAAGACTTCGCAACAGATAAAGGAGATTCACTCATGATATTTTACGTGTCGAATCTAAAAAACATTGTATAACAGTTCTATGTTAGGTTGTGATATGTCGAACAATAACAAAAAATGTGCAGTAATTATTGTTTTTCAAACCTCACTTTTAAATTTTTACCCCTAAAAGTGATACAACTCAAATAGAATCAATATAGACAACTCCTACCCCAAATATTGTTTGTAATGGGGATTTGTGATCATGAATGAGTCAATAACTATAATTTTCCAAGACATAACCCGTAAAATCAGATTATGACTTTTGCCTGTATAATTTTTACTTAAATATTATTTAAAGATTAACTCATTGGAGATGTCTAATTTTTTGCAGGTTGATCAACTAAATTAGTTTTTTGACGGCACTGAGGAATTCTTCTTTATCCACTGGTTTTGGAATATAAGCATCTGCACCCTGCTTCATTCCCCAAAATTTGTCCATCTCGCTACCTTTTGTAGAACACATAATAATAGGTATTTTACCTGTATTTGTACCTGATTTTATTTCTCGACATACTTCAAAGCCACTTTTCCCCGGCAAAACCACATCTAAAACCACTAGATCAGGTGTATTACCTTTAATTTTTTCAAGGGCTTCCTCTCCACTTTCGGCGGTTGTAACACTAATACCCAATTCCTGTAAATAACCTGTTAAAATTTTTCTTTCAGTGGAAGAATCATCAACAATTAATGCGTTTCCCATATTTTTATTACCTCTATATGTTTGTTATTTGGATACTGCTTAACAATTAAATAATAATAATTATGATATAACAATACCTAGCGTCATTTTTGCGAAATTCGTTGTTATTCCCTCATAAAACAATGATTTGGAAAGAATAACTTAAGCAACACCTATTTTTAAATGTTTACGGATGGTTTCTAAAACCAAAGCAGGATCAATGGGTTTACCTAAAAAGTCTGATGAGCCAACCATTTTCGCTCTTACTCTATCGACAATACCATCATTTCCTGTGAGGATGACAATGGGGGTATGTTTAAAAAATGTTAGTTTGCGCAGTTGGCTACAAATTTCATAACCGTTGGCATTAGGCATAATCAAGTCGAGAAAGATAATATCTGGTTTTTTTGATAGTAAAATTGCGATCGCTCTTAAAGCATCATTAATACCAACAAAGTTATAACCAGCTTCAGTGATAATTTTTTCCATGGTTTGACAAATCAAGGGGCTATCGTCAACACAGGCAACAGTTATTTTCTGATTGTTGAGAATACCACTGTCAGAATCATTCCTTTGAGGTAATTTAGGGGGTTCTATATCATTGATTTCAATTAGTCTAACTAATCCCCTTTGGATATAGGGTAAAAGAGAGCGAGTCACTGTAACAACATCTCTTTTCATTCTTACAGATAAATCTCTAAGAGTCTGCTGTCCATCTAAAAGTTGACTGAGGGTTTGATAAATTTGTGGATTAGTTTGCTGTTGCAACTCTTGAGGTTGTGCTATGATAGGTGCCATATCAGGAGAGCGATCGGCAATTTTTGCCCCTTGCCATGCTTGCCACAATTTTTGAGCTTCTGCAATTAATTGTTCTGCATCAATTAAAACTAAACGAGTGGAAAAAGGTAAGTTTTTATCCGGTTTTAACTGACAAGTTACCTGCATAGCCTGAGTAACATCAAACAAAACCTCAACAATATTTTGACGAATCATTTTCGCCGCTTGTTCAAGAGTTATTTTCTGTTGCTCTACCCAAAAACATAACAACTCATATTCCCAACAATTATTTTCTCCTGTCAAATCCAAACTATCTACATCAGCTTGAATTGCCGCCATGTGAGAAGGAATATTAGGTAAGTGGGCAACTAAATTACGACGCCACCTTCTGACGGGGTGATTTCCTCCTGTGGCATAAACCAATCTTCCTAAATACAGATAAAACACCCATTTACTGTGATTGGGTCCTGTGAGCAGAAGTTGACCACTAAAACGGGGCTGTTTTAAATTCTCAAAAAAACCCGTTTGTTTGACACCTGTAAACTCTTTAAACGGTATTGGGTTAGAAGCGTTTTCGTTAGAATTCATTTACTCTTATATGTTTTAATATATTGACCGATGATAGCTTGAAGAATAATTAAAAATAAACAATCAACTTTACTTACCTATGATAATATCCTAGCTTGATTTAGCATAGAGGAATTAGATTTCAATATTCAGAGTTTGAGGATTGGGGAGAAACGAGTTCAGAGTTAGGAAAGAGGTTTCAGGTTTCAGAGTATTGTGAGGTATTGGGATATTGGGGTTTATTTTAAGGGGAGACACAGAGGGGTTTGCCTCTTGCGTTGCCCCTTGCTTTATTTTACTTTGCTCTTTGCCTTCACTTTCCTAATATAGATTGATTGCGAGAAGCTAAACGGGCTTTTCCTGAAGTTGCCCAATTTTGTAAAAATTCGATCTGTTCTTTGGCAGTACGGGCTAAAGGTATAATTTGACTGGCGGCACTTAATATATCTTCGGTGGTGAAGTCTCGATTTTCACTGAAGCCAATGTGCATTGCTTCTATTATAGTTTGTTCGATTTCCGCTCCCGAAAATTCTGGAGTTTCATAGGCAAGGCGTTTAATATCGTAGGTTTGCAGGTTATGGGGGCGTAGTCTGTTTAAATGTACTGTAAAAATAGCCTCTCTTTCTGCTTGGGAGGGTAAGCCCACGAAAAAGACTTCATCAAAACGCCCTTTTCTGAGTATTTCAGGGGGAAGGGTTTGAATATTATTGGCAGTGGCGACAACAAAAACGGGGCTTTGTTTTTCTGCTAACCAAGTGATAAATGTACCAAATACCCTTGAGGTTGTACCAGAATCCCCTTTACCGTCTGCTCCTGCAAAACCTTTGTCTATTTCGTCAATCCAGAGAATACAGGGAGATAGGGCTTCAGCTATTTGTATCATTTGTCGGGTACGGGATT is a window from the Cyanobacterium sp. Dongsha4 genome containing:
- a CDS encoding response regulator transcription factor; translation: MGNALIVDDSSTERKILTGYLQELGISVTTAESGEEALEKIKGNTPDLVVLDVVLPGKSGFEVCREIKSGTNTGKIPIIMCSTKGSEMDKFWGMKQGADAYIPKPVDKEEFLSAVKKLI
- the urtC gene encoding urea ABC transporter permease subunit UrtC — translated: MTNITFSQIRQEQKRKILIEIAIAVGAIIILSLILPLILSPFRLQLLGRFLALTIVALGIDLIWGYTGLLSLGHGIFFALGGYGIAMYLKLQLPDGQLPEFFTLYGVSELPWFWKPFYSFPFTVVAIFVIPAIVAGILGYLVFRNRIKGVYFSIITQAALIVFFNFFNGQQKLINGTNGLKTDTETIFGVVASSQTAQFAFYQFTILFLLLAYLLCRWLTSGRFGRLLIAIRDDENRVRFSGYNPTGFKVLVFAVSGAIAGVSGALYTLQTGIITPSIMEVAFSIEMVIWVAVGGRGTLLGAIIGTLLVRFGQTFLSEEFPEIWLFFQGALFLMVVTVLPDGIVGWWNNWAWLKLKSVLGLQPKLTTYPAIEQNPEVEMEKENIG
- a CDS encoding response regulator, with product MNSNENASNPIPFKEFTGVKQTGFFENLKQPRFSGQLLLTGPNHSKWVFYLYLGRLVYATGGNHPVRRWRRNLVAHLPNIPSHMAAIQADVDSLDLTGENNCWEYELLCFWVEQQKITLEQAAKMIRQNIVEVLFDVTQAMQVTCQLKPDKNLPFSTRLVLIDAEQLIAEAQKLWQAWQGAKIADRSPDMAPIIAQPQELQQQTNPQIYQTLSQLLDGQQTLRDLSVRMKRDVVTVTRSLLPYIQRGLVRLIEINDIEPPKLPQRNDSDSGILNNQKITVACVDDSPLICQTMEKIITEAGYNFVGINDALRAIAILLSKKPDIIFLDLIMPNANGYEICSQLRKLTFFKHTPIVILTGNDGIVDRVRAKMVGSSDFLGKPIDPALVLETIRKHLKIGVA
- a CDS encoding chemotaxis protein CheW, which encodes MSESPLSVAKSSRQNTVFQQQFLKFVLLPDTNLMISLSEIAAVLKIPLGQIIPIPEMPSWVIGVYNWRGQIVWMIDLGQLLGFTPWYQQSVVASNHKAVVIHPSSQNLRNSASGDLIGLIVSDVNDIELCDTSEIHSPPASAVTPELAPFLRGYWIKNNGEIIVTVDADAIFAAMPKE